Part of the Imperialibacter roseus genome, GGCTTGTAATAGAAATGAAAGAAGAGCTGGAGAAAATCAAAGAACAGCTTCTTAATATTCTCTAGCTCTCTTGCGGGTTTTACTGCCCGAGACTAAAAAAGATGGGTATAGTCATCCGAACCTTCACGGGCAAGCCACGCTGCTTTCCAGGGTTCCAGGGTGGCGCCCCGGAAAGCACCCGAACTGCCTCTTCATCGCAGCCACCGCCAATACCTTTAGCCACCTCAATATTGCTGATCGACCCGTCTTTCTCCACAACAAATTGGAGGTAAACCCGACCTGAAATGTTCATTTTTCTGGCATTCTGGGGATAAACCAGGTTTTCTCCCAAATACTTGTAAAACGCCTGCATGCCACCTTTTGGCTCGGGCTTGTTTTCCACAATGACAAATATTTCCTCGGCCTCCTCTTCGGGCAGCTCATCCATCACCGCTGGCAGAGGATCAGTGATCCGCATGTCCTGGGTGATCTCCACATCAAGGTCGAGATCAATATCCTCAAGCTCAATTTCATCGCTGATCTCAGTGATAACTACCGGCTGGTTTTGTAGCGGAGGAGGTGGGGGAGGTTGGTCAGTTGGTGGAATTTCTATCAAATCCTCAAATTCATCTCCCGTAAGACAGGACAACTCAATTTGGTCGCCTGAGTCATAGAATTTCCATTCAAATGCTACTATAACAAGCAATAGCGAAATAGCGAGCCCCAGCACAAAGAAAAGATTGCTCAAATCGTGGTCTCTTAATGCCTTACTCCTTTTGTGGTCCAGTAACTCACCAATCAGGTTTGCCTGCTTCTGCTTCCTGATAAGGGCATCTGCCTTGGGCGATCTGAGAAAATAGTTTTCGGGGTTATCTACCGTGCCTCGAATGTTGCTGCTTGAATCACGGCTTTCTGCGGGTATGGGTTGTGAAATTTTCATGGCTTTGGGTATTAAATTGATTGGCCATTCGCCAAACTTCAATACCAAAGTCCTCCATTTTCAGCTAAATAGATATGATCTACAAGGGCCCTGTCCTCTGATTTTAGTCATAAAAAAAGCCCCAATATTGGGGCTTTCCTTCTATAACTTATGTCCTGAATTATCCAAGCTTGAAGGTAATAGGAAGAATCATTCTTACTTTCACGGGGCGTCCACGCTGCTTACCAGGTTTCCACTTAGCCGCTTCCTGAATCACCCTTACGGCTTCTTCATCGCAACCAGCTCCAATACCTTTTATCGCCTGAACTTCAGTGATTGATCCATCTTTGTCAACAACAAACTGAACAAACACTTTACCCTCAACACCCATTCTTCTTGCCTGGTTGGGGTATTTCATGTTCTTTCCAACGTAGGCGTAGAATGCTGCCATACCGCCGTTAGGCTCTGGCTGGTCTTCCACAATCGTGAATATTTCGTCAGCAACCTCTTCTTCAGGCGCCTCTTCGAACACCACGTCTTCTATCACTGTGTTTTCAGTGATTTCAACGTCAAGGTTTACCTCAATTTCTTCTTCGATTTCCTCCTCATCAGGCACCTCGATAATCTCAGGCTGCTGAATCACCGGTGGTGGTGGTGGTGGCTGCTCGGTTGGAGGTATCTCCATTAAGTCTTCAAAGTTATCATCCACCTGACCAAGGTCAACCAAGTTACCATCGTCATAAAACTTCCACTCGAAAGCGGTAATGACAAGAAGTAAACTCACAGCCAGGCCTATGTTGAAAAACAGTCCGGTCTTTCTCTCAAGATCTGCTTTCTCGCTCTTTTTGGCCTCCATTGAAAATCAATTTAGTAGTTAGTTAATCT contains:
- a CDS encoding energy transducer TonB, which produces MKISQPIPAESRDSSSNIRGTVDNPENYFLRSPKADALIRKQKQANLIGELLDHKRSKALRDHDLSNLFFVLGLAISLLLVIVAFEWKFYDSGDQIELSCLTGDEFEDLIEIPPTDQPPPPPPLQNQPVVITEISDEIELEDIDLDLDVEITQDMRITDPLPAVMDELPEEEAEEIFVIVENKPEPKGGMQAFYKYLGENLVYPQNARKMNISGRVYLQFVVEKDGSISNIEVAKGIGGGCDEEAVRVLSGAPPWNPGKQRGLPVKVRMTIPIFFSLGQ
- a CDS encoding energy transducer TonB, with product MEAKKSEKADLERKTGLFFNIGLAVSLLLVITAFEWKFYDDGNLVDLGQVDDNFEDLMEIPPTEQPPPPPPVIQQPEIIEVPDEEEIEEEIEVNLDVEITENTVIEDVVFEEAPEEEVADEIFTIVEDQPEPNGGMAAFYAYVGKNMKYPNQARRMGVEGKVFVQFVVDKDGSITEVQAIKGIGAGCDEEAVRVIQEAAKWKPGKQRGRPVKVRMILPITFKLG